Proteins encoded within one genomic window of Aurantiacibacter spongiae:
- a CDS encoding DUF4350 domain-containing protein — MTGRPANPFRPGAVLAVLTTGALAFLLLLYSIGQGWTGSEDRNGGEHAASNGLTGFAGLVSLLEGTGHDVSLSRNPGGFADYNLTILTPPLWSDGEKIGEIIAHRQSGNWGPTILVLPKWQAGAIPEDAGVEAKDGWVFIDTAISPGWFAQTELTGDARLATGPTRGWRGFGLSGSLPDPEQAQALLEGGASGIEPLVRDGEGDILAGIVRPHSDDAWPLIIVFEPDLMNNYGLAAPTRAWVAVSLIDEAMDGEDMPVVFDLTLAGLGASENLLTLAFSPPFLAATLCLLLAALVIGWRAFNRFGPPRAELPGMARGKRQLARNGAALVARVKRFHLLAEPYAALVGNRIARDLGIHAADREAREGAIDEALQGAGHDGPGFARTAHDLRNARHPREIIRSAGALKSLERTVRK; from the coding sequence ATGACCGGCCGCCCCGCCAACCCTTTTCGCCCGGGCGCGGTGCTGGCCGTGCTGACGACAGGCGCGCTCGCTTTCCTCCTGCTTCTCTATTCCATCGGGCAAGGCTGGACCGGCAGCGAAGATCGCAACGGGGGCGAACACGCGGCCTCCAACGGCTTGACGGGATTTGCGGGGCTGGTCAGTCTGCTCGAGGGAACCGGGCACGACGTGTCGCTATCGCGCAATCCGGGCGGTTTCGCGGACTACAACCTCACCATCCTTACCCCGCCGCTTTGGAGCGATGGCGAGAAGATCGGCGAAATCATCGCGCATCGCCAATCGGGCAATTGGGGGCCGACGATCTTGGTCCTGCCCAAATGGCAGGCGGGCGCGATACCCGAAGACGCCGGCGTGGAGGCTAAGGATGGCTGGGTGTTCATCGACACCGCCATCAGCCCGGGTTGGTTCGCGCAAACGGAGCTGACCGGCGATGCCCGTCTGGCCACGGGTCCGACGCGCGGCTGGCGAGGCTTCGGTCTTTCGGGAAGCCTCCCCGATCCGGAACAGGCGCAAGCCTTGCTGGAGGGGGGAGCGTCCGGGATCGAACCTCTGGTGAGGGACGGAGAGGGCGATATCCTTGCAGGTATCGTGCGGCCGCACAGCGACGATGCCTGGCCCCTCATCATCGTCTTCGAACCCGACCTCATGAACAATTACGGTCTCGCCGCGCCTACCCGCGCCTGGGTCGCGGTCTCGCTGATCGACGAGGCGATGGACGGGGAAGACATGCCCGTGGTCTTCGACTTGACCCTGGCTGGCCTCGGGGCGAGCGAAAATCTGCTTACGCTCGCGTTCTCACCGCCATTCCTGGCCGCGACCCTTTGCCTGCTTCTGGCAGCGCTGGTGATCGGATGGCGCGCCTTCAACCGCTTCGGCCCGCCGCGCGCGGAACTGCCGGGGATGGCGCGGGGCAAGCGGCAGCTTGCCCGCAACGGCGCAGCGCTGGTCGCGCGGGTGAAGCGCTTTCACTTGCTCGCCGAACCCTACGCAGCGCTGGTCGGAAATCGCATCGCCCGCGATCTCGGCATCCACGCCGCCGACCGCGAGGCACGCGAAGGAGCCATCGACGAGGCCTTGCAGGGCGCAGGACACGATGGCCCCGGTTTTGCAAGAACGGCGCACGATCTGCGCAACGCCCGCCACCCCCGCGAGATCATTCGGTCCGCCGGTGCCCTAAAATCACTCGAAAGGACGGTTCGCAAATGA
- a CDS encoding Ppx/GppA phosphatase family protein: MAEIQPPEGRDETERSAPNDRARRRQTKPSSARAPGNGKKTETKSVGSANGGNGHAGENRNWRRPPHRSYRQSYAAIDLGTNNCRLLIARPADENFVVIDAFSRVVRLGEGLAQTGRLSDEAMDRALGALKVCSDKLKKRNVHLARSVATEACRRASNGETFIERVQEETGIVLDIISAQEEARLAVLGCHILLEDGIGPAIIFDIGGGSTELVLIEPGAPVPRIIDWQSVPWGVVSLTETVGPEGETREGRLARYAEMKRRVTDSFAEFAERIDPYRSPDQRLLGTSGTVTTLASVHLGLPQYDRKAVDGLMVPMQSMRDISARLSAMSPEERRELDCIGHERADLVVAGCAILESILDIWSAPRLGVADRGIREGILRSLMSADAEGQQAQAALRRLRDAGHGV, encoded by the coding sequence ATGGCGGAGATACAGCCGCCGGAAGGACGCGACGAAACCGAGCGATCGGCGCCGAATGACAGGGCTCGGCGCCGCCAGACGAAGCCCAGCTCGGCCCGCGCTCCCGGCAACGGCAAGAAGACGGAAACGAAGTCCGTCGGATCGGCAAACGGCGGCAACGGCCACGCTGGCGAGAACCGCAACTGGCGCCGTCCGCCGCATCGCTCCTACCGCCAGTCCTATGCCGCGATCGACCTCGGCACCAACAATTGCCGGCTCCTGATCGCCCGCCCCGCCGACGAGAACTTCGTCGTGATCGACGCCTTCAGCCGCGTCGTCCGCCTCGGCGAAGGCCTGGCCCAAACCGGTCGGCTGTCGGATGAGGCTATGGACCGGGCACTGGGTGCGCTGAAAGTGTGTTCGGACAAGCTCAAGAAGCGCAACGTCCACCTTGCCCGCTCGGTCGCCACGGAAGCGTGTCGCCGGGCGTCGAACGGCGAGACGTTCATAGAGCGGGTGCAGGAAGAAACCGGCATCGTCCTCGACATCATCAGCGCGCAGGAGGAAGCGCGTCTTGCGGTCCTTGGCTGTCATATCCTGCTGGAGGACGGCATCGGCCCGGCTATCATCTTCGATATCGGCGGCGGCTCGACCGAGCTCGTGCTGATCGAGCCGGGCGCCCCGGTCCCGCGCATCATCGACTGGCAAAGCGTACCGTGGGGCGTCGTCTCGTTGACCGAGACCGTCGGCCCGGAGGGCGAAACGCGAGAGGGACGGCTGGCGCGTTATGCCGAGATGAAGCGCCGCGTGACCGACAGCTTCGCCGAATTCGCGGAACGCATCGATCCCTACCGTTCGCCCGATCAGCGCCTTCTCGGCACCAGCGGTACCGTAACGACGCTCGCCTCGGTCCACCTCGGCCTGCCGCAATACGACCGCAAGGCGGTGGACGGCCTGATGGTGCCCATGCAGTCCATGCGCGACATTTCCGCTCGTTTGTCCGCCATGTCACCCGAGGAGCGACGCGAGCTCGATTGCATCGGGCATGAGCGTGCCGATCTGGTGGTGGCCGGATGCGCGATCCTCGAATCCATCCTGGATATCTGGTCCGCCCCGCGTCTGGGCGTCGCCGACCGGGGGATTCGCGAGGGTATCCTGCGTTCGCTGATGTCGGCCGACGCGGAAGGCCAGCAGGCGCAGGCCGCGCTGCGCCGCCTGCGCGATGCGGGGCACGGCGTCTGA
- a CDS encoding SDR family oxidoreductase → MLTILVTGAAGLIGGEVCARLAKRGHRMIGMVRRTPDIRGNDGAPVNGVTVVAGDVRQPLMGLEPAAFDLVIHCAASLEFDAPQEELSAVNVEGTRNAMDFAKAAEAGFLHVSTAYVCGQRDGPIAEGPVPEGTRFTNRYEASKAAGERVIEEGGTAFAIARPSIVLGDSATGRIRQFPSLCNVFRLMARGKVTRFPAAGTASLDLVPIDHVAASIVALAERFDAAAGGHYHLVAADPLPAAELAHGVARAAHLPDPVVVRPADYDPAALSPAERLLAGRMLATFGPYFTRSPRFDDTRLREVTGLSCPATDNAWLDRLIAYGVERGYLPQPA, encoded by the coding sequence TTGCTGACGATTCTCGTCACCGGGGCAGCCGGTCTGATCGGCGGCGAGGTCTGCGCGCGTCTGGCGAAGCGGGGACACCGGATGATCGGGATGGTGCGCCGAACGCCGGACATTCGCGGCAATGACGGCGCGCCGGTGAACGGCGTTACCGTGGTCGCTGGCGATGTCAGGCAGCCGCTGATGGGGCTCGAGCCCGCGGCGTTCGACCTCGTCATCCATTGCGCCGCCTCGCTCGAATTCGATGCGCCGCAGGAGGAACTGAGCGCGGTCAATGTCGAGGGCACGCGCAACGCCATGGACTTCGCGAAGGCCGCCGAAGCCGGCTTCCTGCATGTCAGCACCGCCTATGTCTGCGGCCAGCGCGACGGACCTATCGCCGAAGGACCGGTGCCCGAGGGCACGCGGTTCACCAATCGCTACGAGGCGAGCAAGGCCGCGGGAGAGCGGGTGATCGAGGAGGGTGGAACCGCCTTCGCCATCGCCCGCCCCTCGATCGTGCTGGGCGACAGCGCGACCGGTCGGATCCGTCAGTTTCCCTCGTTGTGCAATGTCTTCCGCCTGATGGCGCGGGGCAAGGTCACGCGCTTTCCCGCCGCCGGGACCGCCTCGCTCGATCTCGTACCCATCGATCACGTCGCCGCATCCATCGTCGCCCTCGCCGAGCGGTTCGATGCCGCAGCGGGCGGACATTACCATCTCGTCGCCGCCGACCCGCTACCCGCTGCCGAACTCGCCCACGGCGTAGCGCGAGCCGCGCACCTGCCCGATCCGGTGGTCGTGCGGCCGGCGGATTACGACCCCGCCGCGCTGTCCCCGGCGGAACGGCTGCTGGCGGGACGGATGCTGGCCACGTTCGGCCCCTATTTCACCCGCTCGCCCCGCTTCGACGACACCCGCCTTCGCGAGGTGACGGGCCTTTCCTGCCCCGCCACCGATAACGCCTGGCTGGATCGGCTCATCGCGTACGGGGTGGAGCGCGGATACTTGCCCCAACCGGCCTAG
- a CDS encoding c-type cytochrome — MNTIFGWVLACLIVGWGLSAISSRVFHADDPESPEEPGYVIEAAEEGEADAGPSFATLLASGSAEAGEAIFQKCTACHSIAQGGSNGIGPNLWGVLGKPIGQHAAGFAYSSDLSGHGGVWDYENINDWLKSPRAFASGTKMSFAGLSSAEDRANVALYLRANGGGPPLPEPEAEEPAEGAEQVDGAGEGPGPADGAEADEMEAVGAMGAEQPTTGEQRSVD; from the coding sequence ATGAATACCATTTTCGGCTGGGTGCTGGCTTGCCTCATCGTGGGGTGGGGGCTTTCTGCCATCAGTTCACGGGTCTTCCATGCCGACGATCCGGAATCTCCCGAAGAACCGGGCTATGTGATCGAGGCCGCGGAAGAAGGGGAGGCGGATGCCGGTCCGTCCTTCGCGACGCTGCTCGCCAGCGGCTCGGCCGAAGCGGGCGAGGCGATTTTCCAGAAATGCACTGCCTGCCATTCCATCGCGCAGGGCGGTTCGAACGGCATCGGCCCGAACCTGTGGGGCGTGCTCGGCAAGCCGATCGGACAGCACGCGGCGGGTTTCGCCTATTCCAGTGACCTGTCGGGTCATGGCGGTGTCTGGGATTACGAGAACATCAACGATTGGCTGAAGAGCCCGCGCGCCTTCGCCTCCGGCACGAAGATGAGCTTCGCGGGTCTTTCGAGCGCCGAGGACCGTGCCAACGTAGCCCTGTATCTGCGTGCGAACGGGGGCGGCCCGCCGCTGCCCGAGCCCGAAGCCGAGGAACCGGCCGAGGGGGCGGAACAGGTGGACGGCGCCGGCGAAGGTCCGGGTCCGGCCGACGGTGCGGAAGCCGACGAGATGGAAGCCGTTGGCGCGATGGGTGCCGAACAGCCCACTACGGGTGAGCAGCGCAGCGTCGACTGA
- a CDS encoding glycosyltransferase: MKPVSVVIPMLDEEAALPNLVARLSRLDPPPLEVIAVDGGSGDASVLVAEIAGWRVVRCERGRGRQINAGVAAARAEHVVVLHADTLPPRDMVRVIDATLANGRVALAGFTPVIRGRDKTRWGTTAHNFAKTWYAPLLFRPHLFVRGVRLLFGDHAMFFRRDQFLECGGCEDGAMVMEEADLCVRLARFGRVRLLRRTIVTSDRRIAEWGALKANWIYLKVGALWGLGLRNRLERYYPDIR, from the coding sequence GTGAAACCAGTCTCGGTCGTCATTCCGATGCTCGACGAGGAAGCGGCGTTGCCGAACCTCGTGGCGCGCCTCTCCCGGCTCGATCCGCCGCCGCTGGAAGTGATCGCGGTGGATGGCGGCAGCGGGGATGCCTCTGTGCTGGTGGCCGAGATCGCCGGCTGGCGCGTGGTGCGGTGCGAGCGTGGCAGGGGGCGGCAGATCAATGCCGGGGTCGCGGCAGCGCGCGCGGAGCATGTCGTGGTGCTGCATGCCGACACCCTGCCGCCGCGCGACATGGTGCGCGTGATCGATGCCACGCTGGCGAATGGCAGGGTGGCGCTGGCCGGTTTCACGCCCGTCATTCGCGGCCGGGACAAGACGCGATGGGGAACCACGGCGCACAATTTCGCGAAGACCTGGTACGCGCCGCTCCTGTTTCGCCCGCACCTCTTCGTCCGGGGCGTGCGGCTCCTGTTCGGCGACCATGCGATGTTCTTCCGCCGCGACCAGTTTCTCGAATGCGGCGGATGCGAGGACGGGGCCATGGTTATGGAGGAAGCCGACCTGTGCGTGCGGCTGGCGCGTTTCGGCAGGGTTCGCCTGCTGCGCCGGACCATCGTTACCTCGGACCGGCGGATCGCCGAGTGGGGCGCGCTGAAGGCAAACTGGATTTACCTCAAGGTCGGCGCGTTATGGGGTCTGGGCCTGCGCAACCGGCTGGAGCGGTACTATCCCGATATCCGCTAG
- a CDS encoding prephenate dehydratase translates to MQSFPEPALEKVAIMRDAAAGEPMRAIAFQGAPGANSHRAAMEFAPECLPLPCFAFEDALDAVTSGTAGAAIIPIENSQHGRVADMHFLLPGSGLSIVAEHFMPIRHALMALPGTDGSLGPFAAAYSHPQALGQSREFLRRRGIVPLSHADTAGAAAFIAQKGDPALAAIAPALAADLYGLQIVENNVEDAADNTTRFVVLAREALDPATLAGQDALTTFVFETNNVPASLYKALGGFATNGVNMTKLESYQDGASFAATKFYADIIGAPGDPAVDRALAELEFHCKTLTMFGSYPLARKRG, encoded by the coding sequence ATGCAGTCCTTCCCCGAACCCGCCCTGGAAAAGGTCGCGATCATGCGCGACGCGGCCGCCGGCGAACCGATGCGCGCGATCGCCTTTCAGGGCGCTCCGGGCGCGAACTCTCATCGCGCGGCGATGGAATTCGCGCCGGAATGCCTTCCGCTGCCATGTTTCGCGTTCGAGGACGCGCTGGATGCAGTAACAAGCGGCACCGCCGGCGCGGCCATAATTCCAATCGAAAATTCGCAGCATGGCCGCGTCGCCGACATGCACTTCCTGCTTCCGGGCAGCGGCCTGTCCATCGTGGCGGAGCATTTCATGCCCATTCGCCATGCGCTGATGGCGCTGCCCGGTACCGACGGTTCGTTGGGGCCGTTCGCCGCGGCCTACAGCCATCCCCAGGCGCTCGGCCAGAGCCGCGAGTTCCTGCGCCGACGCGGGATCGTGCCCCTCAGCCATGCCGATACGGCTGGTGCCGCGGCGTTCATCGCGCAGAAGGGCGATCCTGCGCTCGCCGCCATCGCTCCGGCGCTCGCCGCTGATCTCTATGGCTTGCAGATCGTCGAGAACAATGTCGAGGACGCAGCCGACAATACCACCCGTTTCGTGGTGCTGGCGCGCGAAGCGCTCGATCCGGCGACACTGGCCGGGCAGGATGCGTTGACGACATTCGTGTTCGAGACGAACAACGTGCCCGCCTCGCTCTACAAGGCGCTGGGCGGGTTCGCCACCAACGGTGTCAACATGACCAAGCTGGAAAGCTACCAGGACGGAGCCAGTTTTGCCGCGACCAAGTTCTACGCCGACATCATCGGCGCTCCCGGCGATCCTGCAGTGGACCGCGCGCTGGCGGAACTGGAATTCCACTGCAAGACCCTGACCATGTTCGGATCATACCCGCTCGCCCGCAAGCGGGGGTGA
- a CDS encoding RlmE family RNA methyltransferase has product MARSGRDSDRRLKTAKKRKASSQRWLERQLNDPYVKRAKDEDYRSRAAFKLTELDDRFGLVKGARRVVDLGIAPGGWAQVVRRRAPKAAIVGIDILETEPIEGVEILQMDFMDDAAPDTLISALGGAPDLVLSDMAANTVGHKQTDHLRTMALVEAAAWFAVEVLEPRGAFVAKGFAGGTDKDLLDLLKRHFASVKHAKPPASRKGSSEWYVVAQGFKGREPSRYGDEA; this is encoded by the coding sequence ATGGCACGCTCTGGCCGCGATTCGGACAGGCGGCTGAAGACCGCGAAGAAGCGCAAGGCAAGCAGCCAGCGCTGGCTCGAACGCCAGCTCAACGATCCTTACGTCAAGCGGGCAAAGGACGAGGACTATCGCAGTCGGGCGGCGTTCAAGCTCACCGAGCTGGACGACCGCTTCGGCCTGGTGAAGGGCGCGCGGCGGGTGGTCGACCTCGGCATCGCTCCGGGCGGCTGGGCGCAAGTGGTGCGGAGGCGCGCGCCGAAGGCGGCGATCGTCGGCATCGACATCCTGGAAACCGAGCCGATCGAGGGCGTCGAGATCCTGCAGATGGATTTCATGGACGACGCCGCGCCCGATACCCTGATCTCCGCGCTGGGCGGCGCACCGGATCTCGTCCTGTCGGACATGGCGGCCAACACGGTCGGACACAAGCAGACCGATCACCTGCGCACCATGGCGCTGGTGGAAGCGGCGGCGTGGTTCGCGGTAGAGGTTCTCGAACCCAGGGGCGCATTCGTCGCAAAGGGCTTTGCCGGTGGCACCGACAAGGATCTGCTCGACTTGCTGAAGCGGCACTTCGCCAGCGTGAAGCATGCCAAGCCACCGGCCAGCCGCAAGGGCAGTTCGGAATGGTATGTCGTCGCGCAAGGGTTCAAGGGACGCGAGCCGTCCCGTTACGGGGACGAAGCCTGA
- a CDS encoding TIGR04282 family arsenosugar biosynthesis glycosyltransferase: MRVPTVNLFAKFPVPGKAKTRLIPALGPEGAAALHRRLTERTLARVRASGLPFAVRYTGASAGDFAAWLGGDVPLTEQGEGDLGERLARVEAPAILLGADIPDLSERHLAEAARALRDHDTVIGPAADGGYYLLGFTTECPALFTGIAWGTKTVRKGTMKAISGAGLSCAVLQTLHDCDRPEDLARWPDLTA; encoded by the coding sequence ATGCGCGTTCCCACCGTCAATCTGTTCGCGAAGTTCCCGGTGCCGGGAAAGGCGAAGACGCGGCTGATCCCGGCCCTGGGGCCGGAGGGCGCGGCGGCGCTGCATCGCCGTCTGACGGAGCGGACATTGGCAAGGGTGCGAGCGAGCGGACTGCCCTTCGCAGTCCGTTACACCGGCGCGAGTGCTGGGGATTTCGCCGCCTGGCTTGGCGGGGACGTGCCGTTGACGGAGCAGGGCGAAGGCGATCTCGGGGAACGGCTGGCGCGCGTCGAGGCCCCCGCTATCCTGCTCGGAGCGGATATCCCGGACCTGTCCGAACGCCATCTCGCCGAAGCGGCGAGGGCATTGCGCGATCACGACACGGTCATCGGTCCGGCAGCCGATGGCGGCTATTATCTGCTTGGTTTTACGACAGAATGCCCCGCGCTCTTCACCGGAATCGCGTGGGGCACGAAGACGGTCAGGAAAGGGACGATGAAGGCCATATCGGGCGCGGGACTGTCCTGCGCGGTCCTGCAAACCCTCCACGACTGCGACCGGCCGGAGGATCTGGCGCGCTGGCCGGACCTGACCGCGTGA
- a CDS encoding sterol desaturase family protein translates to MTLRRTALFAFATAAIGGLLLAERLAPLRRRTRKQLPRLIRNAAMGAACQAAIMVSEAPLSNAVAQRNARRRRGLQHGLGGGIPGRIAAFLAMDYGFYLWHVATHKAPFLWRFHRVHHVDPDLDASTAVRFHFLDMVLSTPWRLVQVRIAGIDRPTLQWWRRFFLASILFHHSNLRLPRNIDAALSRIVTTPRMHGIHHSQVRAEMDSNWSSGISWWDYLHRTYRARPPQYAIAIGVDDAQSDRDVPILPAHLAPFRMAGDRKT, encoded by the coding sequence GTGACCCTGCGACGAACCGCCCTTTTCGCCTTCGCAACGGCTGCGATCGGCGGACTGCTGCTGGCCGAACGCCTCGCGCCCCTGCGCCGCCGGACCCGCAAGCAGCTACCCCGACTGATCCGCAACGCCGCGATGGGCGCGGCCTGTCAGGCGGCTATCATGGTGAGCGAGGCGCCGCTCTCGAACGCCGTCGCGCAGCGCAATGCACGCAGGCGGCGGGGCCTGCAACATGGGCTGGGGGGCGGCATTCCGGGACGGATCGCGGCCTTTCTGGCGATGGATTACGGCTTCTATCTGTGGCACGTCGCCACGCATAAAGCGCCGTTCCTGTGGCGATTTCACAGGGTTCATCACGTCGACCCCGACCTCGACGCCTCGACCGCGGTGCGCTTCCACTTCCTCGACATGGTTCTCTCGACACCCTGGCGCCTGGTTCAGGTCCGCATCGCCGGAATCGACCGGCCGACGCTGCAATGGTGGCGACGGTTCTTCCTCGCCTCGATCCTGTTCCACCATTCGAACCTGCGCCTGCCGCGCAACATCGACGCGGCCCTGTCGCGTATCGTCACGACCCCGCGCATGCACGGTATTCATCACAGCCAGGTCCGCGCCGAAATGGACAGCAACTGGTCGAGCGGGATTTCGTGGTGGGATTACCTGCATCGCACCTATCGCGCGCGACCGCCGCAGTATGCCATCGCCATCGGCGTCGACGATGCACAGTCAGACCGGGACGTGCCGATTCTGCCGGCGCACCTTGCCCCGTTTCGCATGGCCGGCGATCGCAAAACCTGA
- a CDS encoding DUF58 domain-containing protein, with protein MKLPRISLPPAPIVPTARTLVLLTLLAPVAVVIAATAPGAWTVAPAATLTVLLVAMIDGWLAGGLSRFDFHAPPDAEVGQAAQLRVEVELAGAGPAHPEASIGFDPRLGEHGKLTFPLLPTDVPGRFAGSAPAVPLRRGTGELTDLWLRWPGPLRLAARQRHVALDAAIRVWPDLSPVRSPVLQHFLRDSQFGTVARRIRGEGTQFEALSEYEPGMDRRRIDWKASARHTALYARENEAERDNQIVFAFDCGQAMCEPVDGLPRIDRAVSAALTAAYVALKGGDRVALFGFAQQPRLMTPFVTDTRAFHRLQSAAADLDYSVGEPNFTLALATLAARLQRRSLIVLFSDFSDPTSAELMVESVERLVRHHLVIFVTFTDTELDELADVDPDTMTDIAVAVSADSLARQRSIVLQRLQRLGVAVIEAAHDRIGYQVIDRYLQTRAAEAIG; from the coding sequence TTGAAGCTTCCACGCATCTCGCTGCCGCCCGCGCCCATCGTGCCGACAGCGCGAACACTCGTGCTGTTGACGCTGCTGGCGCCCGTCGCGGTCGTCATCGCGGCAACCGCGCCTGGTGCGTGGACCGTAGCGCCCGCAGCCACGCTGACAGTGCTGCTGGTTGCGATGATCGACGGATGGCTGGCGGGCGGCCTGTCACGCTTCGATTTTCACGCGCCACCCGATGCAGAGGTCGGGCAGGCCGCCCAGCTGCGCGTCGAGGTGGAACTGGCGGGGGCCGGACCGGCGCATCCGGAAGCGTCCATCGGTTTCGATCCCCGCCTGGGAGAACACGGCAAGCTGACCTTTCCGCTCCTGCCGACCGACGTTCCGGGCCGCTTCGCCGGCAGCGCACCCGCCGTACCGCTGCGGCGCGGAACGGGCGAACTCACCGACCTCTGGTTGCGCTGGCCAGGGCCGCTGCGTCTCGCGGCGCGGCAGAGGCACGTCGCGCTCGACGCGGCCATCCGCGTCTGGCCCGATCTCTCCCCGGTGCGATCTCCGGTTCTCCAGCATTTCCTGCGGGACAGCCAGTTCGGGACCGTCGCCCGGCGTATCCGCGGCGAGGGAACGCAGTTCGAGGCTCTTTCCGAATACGAACCCGGCATGGACCGCCGCCGCATCGACTGGAAGGCGAGTGCGCGGCATACCGCGCTCTACGCCCGCGAGAACGAGGCGGAGCGCGACAACCAGATCGTCTTCGCCTTCGATTGCGGTCAGGCCATGTGCGAACCGGTGGATGGCCTACCCCGTATAGACCGCGCCGTTTCCGCCGCGCTGACCGCCGCCTATGTCGCGCTGAAAGGCGGGGACCGCGTCGCGCTTTTCGGTTTCGCCCAGCAACCACGATTGATGACCCCCTTCGTCACCGATACGCGGGCCTTCCACCGCTTGCAGAGTGCGGCCGCCGACCTCGATTACAGCGTAGGCGAGCCGAACTTCACGCTCGCCTTGGCTACGCTTGCCGCGCGTCTGCAGCGACGGTCGCTGATCGTCCTGTTCTCCGACTTTTCCGATCCGACATCGGCCGAACTCATGGTGGAAAGCGTCGAGCGACTGGTCCGTCATCATCTGGTGATCTTCGTCACCTTCACCGATACCGAACTCGATGAACTCGCGGACGTCGATCCCGATACGATGACCGACATCGCCGTGGCAGTCAGCGCCGACTCCCTCGCCCGGCAGCGATCCATCGTGCTGCAACGGCTGCAACGGTTGGGCGTCGCCGTAATCGAGGCCGCGCATGACCGGATAGGCTACCAGGTGATCGATCGCTATCTGCAAACCAGGGCGGCAGAGGCGATCGGATGA
- a CDS encoding AAA family ATPase — MSMTLEQTARMAGAIRDEVGKAIVGMDNTIDHLLIAMVAEGHVLLEGPPGTAKTFLAQCFACATGLEFGRIQFTPDLLPGDILGSNLFNFQTSQFTLTRGPIFRELLLADEINRTPPKTQAALLEAMQERKVTLDGETHALSDNFMVVATQNPIENQGVYPLPEAQLDRFAFKLLIPYPDAEEEARIVARFGERSGPQKPADFGIATVANSDSIAAARQAVKGITLSDEVIGYIVSLVRATRENADIASGASSRAAVLLANAARARAALDGRDYVIPDDVKALATAVLRHRLQLSPAAEIEGKRMEDLVARMIEQTQAPR, encoded by the coding sequence ATGAGCATGACACTCGAACAGACGGCGCGGATGGCCGGCGCGATCCGCGACGAGGTCGGCAAGGCGATCGTCGGCATGGACAATACGATCGATCATTTACTGATCGCGATGGTGGCCGAAGGACATGTGCTTCTGGAAGGGCCGCCGGGAACGGCCAAGACCTTCCTTGCCCAGTGCTTCGCTTGCGCGACCGGGCTCGAGTTCGGCCGCATCCAGTTCACGCCCGACCTGCTGCCGGGCGACATTCTCGGCTCAAACCTGTTCAACTTCCAGACCAGCCAGTTCACGCTCACCCGCGGGCCGATCTTTCGCGAACTGCTGCTGGCGGACGAAATCAACCGCACGCCGCCCAAGACCCAGGCCGCGCTCCTCGAGGCGATGCAGGAACGCAAGGTCACGCTGGACGGCGAAACGCACGCGCTCAGCGACAATTTCATGGTTGTCGCGACGCAGAACCCGATCGAGAACCAGGGCGTCTATCCGCTTCCCGAAGCGCAGCTCGATCGCTTCGCCTTCAAGTTGCTGATTCCATATCCGGATGCCGAGGAGGAAGCGCGTATCGTCGCACGTTTCGGCGAACGCAGCGGGCCGCAGAAACCAGCCGATTTCGGTATCGCGACGGTCGCGAATTCCGATAGCATCGCCGCAGCACGCCAAGCGGTAAAAGGCATCACGCTGTCGGACGAGGTAATAGGCTACATCGTCTCGCTCGTACGCGCCACCCGCGAGAACGCCGACATCGCCAGCGGCGCTTCGTCTCGCGCGGCGGTCTTGCTGGCCAACGCCGCCCGCGCCCGCGCTGCGCTCGACGGGCGCGACTACGTCATTCCCGACGATGTGAAGGCGCTCGCCACCGCCGTCCTTCGTCACCGCCTGCAACTGAGTCCGGCAGCGGAAATCGAGGGGAAACGGATGGAAGACCTCGTGGCCCGCATGATCGAACAGACGCAGGCACCCAGGTGA